In Paenibacillus algicola, a genomic segment contains:
- the serS gene encoding serine--tRNA ligase has protein sequence MLDVKILRSEFGRVEEALKNRGKSLDLIADFPKLDTRRRELLQESETLKNRRNTVSAEVARLKKNRENADDLILEMREVSDRIKSLDEEVRLVEADIAELTLAIPNIPHESVPVGSSEEENVELRRWSEPRSFEFTPKAHWDLAQELGILDFEAGAKVTGSRFTFYKGLGARLERALINLMMDLHSDHGYEEMLPPYIVNRDSLYGTGQLPKFEEDLFKISDTDYYLIPTAEVPVTNYHREEILSSEELPKKYVAYSSCFRSEAGAAGRDTRGLIRQHQFNKVEMVKVVHPDQSFAELESMTQDAERVLQLLELPYRVMALCTGDMGFGSMKTYDLEVWLPESGMYREISSCSNIGDFQARRANIRFRPEAKAKPEFVHTLNGSGLAVGRTVAAILENYQQEDGTIVIPEALRPYMGNRSVIGGEGK, from the coding sequence GTGTTAGACGTGAAGATATTGCGCAGCGAGTTCGGACGTGTGGAGGAAGCTTTGAAGAACCGCGGCAAATCCCTGGATTTGATCGCTGATTTCCCCAAGCTGGACACACGCCGCAGGGAGCTGCTGCAGGAGAGCGAAACGCTGAAGAACCGACGCAACACGGTGTCCGCCGAGGTTGCCAGGCTGAAGAAGAACCGGGAGAATGCCGATGATCTCATTCTGGAAATGCGAGAGGTGTCGGACCGGATCAAGAGCCTGGATGAAGAGGTCCGGCTCGTTGAAGCTGACATTGCCGAGCTCACGCTCGCTATTCCCAATATACCGCATGAAAGTGTGCCTGTCGGATCTTCTGAAGAGGAGAATGTAGAGCTGCGCCGCTGGTCTGAGCCGAGAAGCTTTGAGTTTACACCGAAGGCGCACTGGGACTTGGCGCAGGAGCTGGGGATCCTGGATTTTGAAGCTGGAGCGAAGGTTACGGGCTCTCGCTTTACGTTCTATAAGGGACTGGGAGCCAGGCTGGAGCGTGCTCTTATTAACCTGATGATGGATCTGCACAGTGATCATGGCTATGAGGAAATGCTACCTCCGTATATCGTGAATCGGGACAGCCTCTACGGTACCGGTCAGCTTCCTAAATTTGAAGAGGACTTGTTTAAGATCAGCGATACGGATTATTATCTGATCCCTACGGCAGAGGTGCCGGTCACGAATTATCACCGTGAAGAAATTCTTAGCTCCGAGGAGCTTCCAAAGAAATATGTCGCTTACAGCTCCTGCTTTCGCTCGGAAGCGGGTGCAGCCGGCCGGGATACCCGGGGTCTGATCCGTCAGCATCAGTTCAATAAAGTCGAGATGGTAAAGGTGGTTCATCCGGATCAATCCTTTGCAGAGCTGGAGAGCATGACGCAGGATGCCGAGCGCGTGCTGCAGCTGCTGGAGCTTCCCTATCGCGTAATGGCTCTGTGTACAGGCGATATGGGCTTTGGATCGATGAAAACCTATGACCTGGAAGTGTGGCTGCCGGAAAGCGGCATGTACCGCGAGATTTCGTCCTGCTCCAACATCGGTGATTTCCAGGCTCGCCGTGCCAACATCCGGTTCCGTCCGGAAGCGAAGGCAAAGCCAGAGTTTGTGCACACGCTGAACGGTTCCGGACTGGCCGTTGGCAGAACGGTCGCAGCCATTCTGGAGAATTATCAGCAGGAGGATGGCACCATCGTGATTCCTGAGGCATTAAGACCTTATATGGGCAACCGGAGCGTGATCGGCGGCGAAGGAAAGTAG
- a CDS encoding small acid-soluble spore protein P gives MSKPKAIPVPEAQEPRRQRKDNDHGGNQEPNTGSHRAKIAKQSGHFNPEG, from the coding sequence ATGAGCAAGCCAAAAGCGATTCCTGTGCCAGAGGCGCAAGAGCCTCGCAGACAGCGTAAGGATAATGACCATGGCGGCAATCAAGAGCCGAATACAGGCTCACATCGTGCAAAAATTGCGAAGCAATCGGGTCATTTTAACCCGGAAGGCTAG